One genomic window of Notamacropus eugenii isolate mMacEug1 chromosome 6, mMacEug1.pri_v2, whole genome shotgun sequence includes the following:
- the LOC140512045 gene encoding olfactory receptor 5P80-like, with protein MSFRNNSETDVTEFIILGLTAAPMLRTILFVIFLGVYVFTLIGNLGIIILIRSSSQLHTPMYLFLSHLAFVDIGYSSSVTPVMLMNFLGKIPSLPLGGCASQLCFVVTFGTAECFLLSVMAYDRYMAICSPLLYSANMSTRLCTLLVIASYLGGCLNAWAFTGCLLSLSFCRPNKVNHFFCDYSPLLKLSCSHDFLVEIIPAVTSGSIIVVTVLIIVISYVYILFSVLKMHSTDGRHKAFSTCTSHLTAVTLFYGTITFIYVMPKSSYSTDQNKIVSVFYTVIIPMLNPLIYSLRNKEVKGAIRKLISRKHIFLLRKML; from the coding sequence ATGTCCTTCAGAAACAATTCTGAAACAGATGTGACAGAATTCATTATTCTGGGGTTAACGGCTGCTCCAATGCTTCGCACCATTCTCTTTGTGATATTTCTAGGTGTCTACGTTTTCACATTAATTGGGAACCTTGGCATAATCATATTGATAAGAAGTAGCTCCCAACTTCACACTCCAATGTACCTTTTCCTCAGCCACTTGGCTTTTGTAGATATTGGGTACTCCTCATCAGTCACACCTGTCATGCTCATGAATTTTCTTGGGAAAATACCCTCACTCCCTCTAGGAGGATGTGCATCCCAACTGTGTTTTGTAGTTACTTTTGGAACAGCAGAATGCTTTCTGTTATCTGTAATGGCCTATGATAGGTACATGGCTATCTGTAGCCCCCTGCTCTATTCTGCCAACATGTCCACTAGACTTTGCACACTATTAGTGATTGCATCGTATCTAGGTGGTTGTCTGAATGCTTGGGCTTTTACTGGTTGTTTATTGAGTCTGTCCTTCTGTAGACCTAATAAAGTCAATCATTTTTTTTGTGACTACTCACCTCTATTGAAGCTGTCCTGCTCCCATGATTTTCTTGTTGAAATTATTCCTGCTGTCACTTCTGGGTCAATTATTGTGGTTACGGTGTTAATCATAGTCATCTCTTATGTATAtattctcttttctgtcctgaaaATGCACTCCACTGATGGAAGACACAAAGCCTTCTCCACCTGCACCTCCCATCTCACTGCAGTCACTCTCTTTTATGGAACTATTACATTCATTTATGTGATGCCAAAATCCAGCTACTCAACTGACCAGAACAAAATAGTTTCTGTCTTCTACACTGTGATAATCCCCATGCTGAATCCCTTGATCTATAGTCTAAGAAACAAGGAAGTAAAGGGGGCCATAAGGAAATTAATAAGCAGAAAACAcatatttttattaagaaaaatgtTGTGA